One genomic segment of Chelmon rostratus isolate fCheRos1 chromosome 22, fCheRos1.pri, whole genome shotgun sequence includes these proteins:
- the LOC121625737 gene encoding N-acetyllactosaminide beta-1,3-N-acetylglucosaminyltransferase 3-like: MRNIRARTLLLSASLGLLVFLLCKDFIDLKSSHLYANVREGDTQRRQPTKNSSYVYSWPGCQLNTSAAKAANFSSLPDSIKDFLYYRHCRHFPMLLDLPDKCGGADKSADIFLLLVIKSSPANYDRREVLRKTWAEDRLYNGVRIRRLFISGTTGSGFEKTRLNKLLELEQREHRDILQWDFSDTFYNLTLKQILFLEWMERNCPNVRFLLNGDDDVFANTDNMVEYLQGLKDNDGSKHLFIGHLIQNVGPIRSSWSKYFIPVQVQESESYPPYCGGGGFLLSGYTALVIYKMSQSIPILPIDDVYMGMCLAKAGLRPGSHMGVKTAGLYIPSGAIDGYDPCYYKEVLLVHRFLSVHMYVMWHRIHDPDLKCGPSEKRL, from the coding sequence ATGAGAAACATCAGAGCAAGAACGTTATTGCTGTCAGCATCTCTTGGTCTGTTGGTCTTCCTCCTCTGTAAAGATTTTATTGACCTCAAAAGCAGTCACCTCTATGCAAATGTGAGAGAGGGTGACACTCAAAGAAGACAACCCACCAAGAACAGCTCCTATGTATACTCCTGGCCAGGATGTCAACTAAATACATCTGCTGCAAAAGCCGCAAACTTCAGCTCTCTTCCTGATAGTATAAAAGACTTTCTGTACTATCGACACTGTCGCCATTTCCCCATGCTGCTGGACCTTCCTGACAAATGTGGAGGAGCTGATAAATCAGCAGACATCTTCCTTCTGTTGGTCATTAAAAGCTCTCCTGCAAACTACGATCGCAGAGAGGTGCTGCGCAAAACCTGGGCTGAGGACCGATTATACAACGGTGTGCGGATCCGAAGGCTCTTCATCTCGGGAACGACGGGTTCTGGTTTTGAGAAAACGAGGCTGAACAAACTGCTCGAGCTGGAGCAACGTGAGCACAGAGATATCCTCCAATGGGACTTCAGTGACACATTCTACAACCTCACCTTGAAGCAGATTCTCTTCCTGGAATGGATGGAAAGAAACTGTCCGAACGTTCGCTTCCTGCTGAACGGTGATGATGACGTCTTCgccaacacagacaacatggtCGAGTATCTCCAAGGCCTCAAGGATAACGATGGAAGCAAGCACCTCTTTATTGGCCATCTGATCCAGAATGTTGGACCCATTAGATCATCATGGAGCAAGTATTTTATCCCAGTTCAGGTACAGGAGTCAGAATCATATCCCCCCTACTGTGGTGGTGGGGGCTTCCTCTTGTCTGGCTATACAGCTTTGGTCATATATAAAATGTCCCAGTCCATCCCCATTCTTCCCATTGATGATGTTTACATGGGGATGTGTTTGGCCAAAGCAGGACTTCGTCCAGGTTCTCATATGGGTGTGAAAACAGCGGGACTGTACATTCCCTCCGGTGCAATAGATGGATATGACCCTTGCTACTATAAAGAAGTTTTACTGGTGCACAGATTCCTTTCAGTCCACATGTATGTTATGTGGCACAGAATCCATGATCCAGATCTGAAATGTGGTCCTTCCGAGAAAAGGCTTTAG
- the LOC121625844 gene encoding 4-galactosyl-N-acetylglucosaminide 3-alpha-L-fucosyltransferase 9-like: MSSSAWQWTSVRPVVFSSLVVWCFLVVFFTYNLYFKFPTFAIYMEGGRHCCPTVVCAEGPQNQDSNCSTELHDNPDHNASQKVQTAAVDTEPDTILLIWMWPFGNRFDLSCSIFNITKCHLTDDKSLYHKAHGVLFHHRDIYENPVSLPTEPRPCFQKWVWSNMESPANSAPIPEVNHLFNLTCNYRLDSNIPVPYGYLVPVTPEDESFKVPAKDKLVCWVVSNWNRHFKRVQFYNEMKDHIMIHTYGNAFGQDLSKQEYSKIVSSCKFYLSFENSVYKDYITEKLFGPMSLGTVPVVLGPSRQNYEDHVPGDSFIHVNDFSTPKELAERLIYLDQNNSEYMRYFNWRRRFKVKMSWFGREQACKTCSYLQTHRGYEAFCDLNKWYWG; this comes from the coding sequence ATGTCCTCCTCAGCCTGGCAGTGGACCTCTGTGCGCCCAGTTGTCTTCAGCAGCCTGGTGGTGtggtgttttcttgttgttttcttcacatACAACCTTTACTTCAAGTTCCCCACTTTTGCCATTTACATGGAGGGAGGCCGTCATTGCTGTCCTAcagttgtgtgtgcagagggacCACAGAACCAGGACTCAAactgctccacagagctgcatgATAACCCAGATCACAATGCCTCCCAGAAGgtccagactgcagcagtggaCACTGAGCCTGATACTATTTTATTGATCTGGATGTGGCCATTTGGCAACAGGTTTGATCTcagctgcagtatttttaaTATCACAAAGTGCCACCTGACAGATGACAAGTCTCTGTACCATAAAGCCCACGGGGTCCTCTTCCACCACAGGGACATTTATGAAAATCCAGTAAGCTTACCAACAGAGCCGCGTCCCTGCTTTCAGAAATGGGTGTGGTCAAATATGGAGTCGCCAGCAAACTCAGCTCCAATCCCTGAGGTCAATCACCTGTTCAACTTGACATGCAATTATCGGCTTGATTCAAATATTCCTGTGCCTTATGGGTATCTGGTGCCAGTGACACCTGAAGATGAGAGTTTCAAAGTGCCAGCAAAGGACAAGCTGGTCTGTTGGGTTGTGAGCAACTGGAACCGGCACTTTAAGAGAGTTCAGTTCTACAACGAAATGAAAGATCACATCATGATTCATACTTATGGGAACGCATTTGGCCAAGATCTCAGTAAACAAGAGTATTCAAAGATAGTTTCTAGTTGTAAATTCTATCTCTCCTTTGAAAACTCTGTTTACAAAGACTATATCACAGAGAAGTTATTTGGGCCTATGAGTTTAGGAACTGTACCAGTAGTTCTGGGCCCTTCAAGACAAAATTATGAGGACCATGTCCCAGGAGATTCTTTCATTCATGTCAATGACTTTTCTACTCCAAAGGAGCTGGCAGAGAGGCTCATTTACCTTGACCAAAACAATTCTGAGTACATGAGATACTTTAACTGGAGAAGAAggtttaaagtgaaaatgtcttGGTTTGGCAGAGAACAAGCTTGCAAAACTTGTAGTTACTTACAAACTCACAGAGGCTATGAAGCCTTTTGTGATCTCAACAAATGGTACTGGGGTTAA